ATAAGATGTCGCTAATGGCCTTTTTCGCGTGAATTTGCTGCTCGGGCGACATTTTCACTAGCTCCAGTGCCCAACTTTTCGCTAGAATGTCTACCTCATTGTTGGAAGCACGCAGATGTTGGCAAGCCATTCTTAATGATTCATTTCGGGTCTGAGATTCCTCGGTTGTCCCTGTCTCTACGTCCTGTGGCAGCTTCCGGCATTTCTATTTCTTGAGAAGTATCTGGATTTTCCTCTTCTGCTGCATTTGCTTCTGGGTTACCATCGTCCCGAGAAGAATCCTATAAAAGGCCAAAATGGGTTTATAATATTcctacttttctttattaaacaattctataaataataattgaagagTCCACTGCAAAAAGGCGGAATTTCAAGAAATCTTTCGTCTTTTTTGCAGTGGGCTCTTCAATTGTGCATGATTCAAGATGCAATTCTATAAATGACACTAACGATACGTTTCTTTCAGCTACCACAAAGTGAAAATGAGTGGAGAGCTGTAAGTAAAGATTTTGAAACGAAGTGGAATTTTCCTCTTTGCTTAGGGGCAATAGACGGTAAACATATACACATATTTAAACCCCCCGGAACAGGCTCCTATTACTTCAACTATAAGCATTCATTTAGTATTGTTTTAATGGGAATTGTAAATGCAAACTATGAATTCTTGATGGTTGATGTGGGCGCTAATGGACGTGTTTCTGATGCAGGGGTGTTTTCAAATACCTTCTtctataaaaaacttgtagaAAAGAACTTGGGCCTTCCTGAACCGGAAAATTTGCCTTTAACTAATACCAAAGTGCCTTATGTTTTCGTAGGGGATGACGCTTTCCCACTTCTGGAGAATTTAATGAAACCATTCAGCAAGAGAAACCTCACCaaggaagaaaaaatttataactacAGGGTGTCACGCAGCCGTCGGATTATTGAAAATGCATTTGGGATACTAGCTTCTCGATTTAGAATTCTGTTAAGTCAAATTAATCTATGTCCAGAAAAAGCTGTTACTATAACATTAGCATGTTGCTATTTGCACAACTTTTTACGACATAAAAATGTAGAGTGTTACTTCCAAGGCGGCATAgatgttgaaaatataaataccGGAGAGTTTACAAATGCTGATTGGAGAGCAGATCCTACGTTACAAACACTACAACCACTTCAAGGGAGAAACAGTACAACAACAGCAAAAGAAGTAAGAGCACAGTTTTGTAATTACTTTAATACTGTTGGAGCTGTTCCGTGGCAGGACAACATTATATCTTGACTATAAATTATCTGTTTTTCACAGTTGtgcttaaaaatatattactttttaaataaattatttcaaaataataacagcatttaaataaataactgaTTTGATTACTTACCCTGCCTTCATTTTCAGTCTCTTGGGGCTCGT
This region of Onthophagus taurus isolate NC chromosome 3, IU_Otau_3.0, whole genome shotgun sequence genomic DNA includes:
- the LOC111417942 gene encoding putative nuclease HARBI1 — its product is MVSHTLCAILCKPQLYVLRSYGNMPSDEAACLAIIIAITSEDVGIKKRRRKRRVWMKEWLKKRSLFSHANLLKELQLSSPLDYKNYLRMDPTTFGELLVMITPLIEKQHTIMREAISPKQRLFATLRYLTSGLTYEGLKFETAIAAQTLGKIIIETCDAIIKVLKKYIKLPQSENEWRAVSKDFETKWNFPLCLGAIDGKHIHIFKPPGTGSYYFNYKHSFSIVLMGIVNANYEFLMVDVGANGRVSDAGVFSNTFFYKKLVEKNLGLPEPENLPLTNTKVPYVFVGDDAFPLLENLMKPFSKRNLTKEEKIYNYRVSRSRRIIENAFGILASRFRILLSQINLCPEKAVTITLACCYLHNFLRHKNVECYFQGGIDVENINTGEFTNADWRADPTLQTLQPLQGRNSTTTAKEVRAQFCNYFNTVGAVPWQDNIIS